One window from the genome of Enterobacteriaceae bacterium Kacie_13 encodes:
- a CDS encoding GNAT family N-acetyltransferase has product MTTLNHFGQPVGDALPDWQPRERPTHVQLDGIWCRLEPLNRERHSQDLFNAWHSIDDNRDWTYLSVDRPATQAECDAFISQQEKSEDPVFFAVVDLATQRAVGSVSLMRIDAVNGVAEIGWVNWSPLMKRTRFGTEAIYLLQRYLFDTLKYRRCEWKCHSLNEPSKLAAERFGFQYEGTFRQAIVNKGRNRDTLWFSVLDHEWPASKSTFNRWLSPENFTAEGQQKQRLEDLRKN; this is encoded by the coding sequence ATGACAACCCTTAACCACTTTGGTCAACCCGTCGGTGATGCCCTGCCCGACTGGCAACCGCGTGAACGCCCGACGCATGTTCAGCTGGACGGTATCTGGTGTCGTCTCGAGCCACTAAACCGCGAGCGCCACAGTCAGGATTTATTCAACGCCTGGCACAGTATTGATGACAATCGTGACTGGACATATCTCTCGGTCGATCGCCCTGCCACGCAGGCAGAGTGCGATGCATTTATCAGTCAGCAGGAAAAAAGTGAAGATCCGGTGTTTTTCGCCGTGGTGGATCTGGCGACTCAGCGCGCCGTGGGCAGCGTATCTCTGATGCGTATTGATGCCGTCAACGGCGTTGCGGAAATTGGCTGGGTAAACTGGTCGCCGCTGATGAAGCGCACCCGCTTTGGCACCGAAGCCATTTATCTGCTGCAACGCTATCTTTTCGACACCCTGAAATATCGCCGCTGCGAATGGAAATGCCACAGCCTGAACGAACCGTCAAAACTGGCGGCTGAGCGCTTCGGTTTTCAGTATGAAGGAACGTTCCGTCAGGCTATTGTTAATAAAGGTCGGAATCGCGATACGCTCTGGTTCTCAGTGCTGGACCACGAATGGCCAGCGTCAAAAAGCACCTTTAATCGCTGGTTAAGTCCGGAGAATTTCACGGCTGAAGGCCAACAGAAACAACGGTTGGAAGATCTGAGGAAGAACTGA
- a CDS encoding tagatose bisphosphate family class II aldolase: MYLISNREMLLAAQREGYAVPAFNVHNLETVQVVAETAAAMSSPVILAGTPGTFSYAGTDYLISICQEAARKHRIPLALHLDHHEEQSDIETKVHAGIRSVMIDASHFPLPQNIEKVRETVRLCHAFDASVEAELGRLGGQEDDLVVDDGDSFFTDPVVARHFVDATNIDSLAVAIGSAHGLYQGEPKLDFTRLGQIRQLVDIPLVLHGASGIPEKMIHQAIELGICKVNVATELKIAFAEGVKQYFSEHPQANDPRKYIVPGKIAMQKIVEEKIRICGSAGRL; this comes from the coding sequence ACAATCTGGAAACCGTTCAGGTAGTCGCCGAAACCGCGGCAGCCATGAGTTCTCCGGTGATTCTGGCGGGCACGCCCGGCACGTTCAGTTATGCGGGAACGGATTACCTGATATCCATCTGTCAGGAAGCGGCGCGGAAACACCGTATTCCACTGGCACTGCATCTGGATCATCATGAAGAACAAAGTGATATCGAAACCAAAGTCCACGCGGGGATCCGTTCCGTGATGATCGACGCTTCACATTTTCCGTTGCCGCAGAACATCGAAAAGGTCAGGGAAACCGTGCGTTTATGCCACGCATTCGACGCCAGCGTTGAAGCTGAACTCGGCCGCCTTGGTGGGCAAGAGGACGATCTGGTGGTGGACGACGGAGACAGCTTCTTTACCGATCCAGTCGTAGCGAGACATTTTGTTGATGCCACCAACATCGATTCACTGGCCGTGGCGATCGGTTCCGCTCATGGCTTGTATCAGGGTGAACCTAAACTAGATTTCACCCGACTGGGGCAGATCCGCCAACTGGTCGATATCCCACTGGTGCTGCATGGCGCATCGGGGATCCCGGAGAAAATGATTCATCAGGCGATCGAACTGGGGATCTGCAAAGTTAACGTAGCTACTGAACTTAAGATCGCCTTTGCGGAGGGCGTAAAGCAGTATTTCTCCGAGCATCCGCAAGCAAACGATCCGCGAAAATATATCGTGCCAGGAAAAATCGCCATGCAAAAAATAGTCGAGGAGAAGATCAGGATTTGTGGAAGCGCCGGGCGGTTGTAA
- a CDS encoding GNAT family N-acetyltransferase, giving the protein MPELSLRFAKPADIDALAALHVAIWRDTYRDLAPPEAFSALDVPRRKVFWQEKFENPAAGQCILLAEIGGQLAGFTLASSSTNPEYGEMAEIKFLYVSGDFKRQGIGKRLITDAARHLAGEGYCSAGLGVVEGNEPAIRFYRALGGKEAGRYTDAGPLWRSRNIIYAWPDITLLTAM; this is encoded by the coding sequence GTGCCTGAATTGTCACTGCGTTTTGCTAAGCCTGCGGATATTGATGCACTGGCTGCCTTGCACGTCGCTATCTGGCGCGATACCTATCGGGATCTTGCGCCCCCAGAGGCTTTTTCTGCTCTGGACGTACCGCGCCGGAAAGTCTTCTGGCAGGAAAAATTTGAAAATCCTGCCGCCGGGCAGTGCATTTTACTGGCTGAGATTGGCGGACAACTGGCGGGTTTCACTCTGGCATCGTCTTCGACAAACCCGGAATATGGGGAAATGGCTGAAATCAAATTCCTGTACGTGTCTGGCGATTTTAAACGACAGGGGATCGGCAAGCGTTTAATCACCGACGCTGCACGACATCTTGCTGGAGAGGGTTATTGCAGTGCCGGGCTGGGTGTGGTGGAAGGCAATGAACCGGCCATCCGTTTTTATCGCGCGCTGGGCGGTAAGGAAGCCGGACGTTATACCGATGCCGGGCCGCTATGGCGTTCTCGCAATATTATTTATGCATGGCCAGACATTACGCTGCTGACAGCAATGTAA
- a CDS encoding PhzF family phenazine biosynthesis isomerase produces the protein MTRLRRFKQVDVFTAVPLKGNALAVILDAEGLTDDEMYAMARWTNLAETAFVLKPTSPEADYRVRIFTTDKELPFAGHPTLGTAYALLENGLTPKNPGYLVQECGVGLVQVNQLAEGGQAFSAPPAVLKPLAAEYYELLASALRGGKIQADVMPVQADMGIIWLVVRMESAQDCLNIKADAAAISQLQTQLGINGVAVYGLHDENGPANYEVRALIDEDGVLKEDPVTGSANACLARVLKEAGFPDGNNTDQKYLVRQGTRLQRDGRVTVTFIDGDPWIGGDTCTLIDGTLDL, from the coding sequence ATGACCCGCCTGCGTCGTTTCAAACAAGTTGATGTATTTACCGCTGTGCCGCTGAAAGGTAACGCGCTGGCCGTGATCCTTGATGCCGAAGGGCTGACCGATGACGAAATGTACGCCATGGCGCGCTGGACCAATCTGGCGGAAACCGCGTTTGTACTCAAACCGACATCGCCGGAGGCCGATTACCGCGTGCGTATTTTCACCACCGATAAAGAACTGCCTTTCGCCGGGCATCCGACTCTGGGTACAGCGTACGCGCTGTTAGAAAACGGGCTGACGCCAAAAAATCCGGGTTATCTCGTGCAGGAATGCGGCGTCGGGCTGGTTCAGGTGAACCAGCTGGCAGAAGGCGGGCAGGCGTTTTCCGCGCCTCCTGCGGTGCTGAAACCCCTGGCGGCTGAGTATTATGAATTGCTGGCCAGCGCGTTACGCGGCGGAAAAATACAGGCTGACGTCATGCCAGTTCAGGCAGACATGGGCATTATTTGGCTGGTGGTGCGGATGGAGAGCGCGCAGGACTGCCTGAATATTAAAGCCGATGCAGCAGCCATCAGCCAGTTGCAGACACAGCTCGGCATCAACGGCGTGGCGGTCTATGGTTTGCATGATGAAAATGGCCCGGCGAATTACGAAGTGCGGGCGCTGATCGATGAAGACGGCGTGCTGAAAGAGGATCCGGTCACCGGCAGTGCTAATGCCTGTCTGGCGCGGGTACTGAAAGAAGCCGGTTTCCCGGACGGCAATAACACTGACCAAAAATACCTTGTGCGTCAGGGCACCAGGCTACAGCGCGATGGCCGCGTCACCGTCACCTTCATCGATGGCGACCCCTGGATCGGCGGCGATACTTGTACGCTGATCGACGGCACGTTAGACCTGTAA
- the ada gene encoding bifunctional DNA-binding transcriptional regulator/O6-methylguanine-DNA methyltransferase Ada encodes MSGKTKTLHQEATNENKSAQDPRWLAVVNCDASADGQFVYAVKTTGIYCAPSCPSRQPNPENVIFFANAEAAEQAGFRPCKRCRQGLISLAQFHAQRVEKACRLLEESAEGVTLNKLAEAVGISPYHFHRLFKAQTGVTPKDYQQAQRTRRVREKLTESASVTEAIYAAGYPSDSRFYETSGATLGMTPQGFRSGGRDVRVWFAIADSELGAILVAESQRGICAILLGDDPQALIIELQNSFPQAELLGGDPDFEQRIASIVGFVEAPHIGLDLPLDIRGTAFQQRVWQALRAIPAGATASYADIARKIGSPKSVRAVAGACAANVLAVAIPCHRVVKTDGNISGYRWGVERKRSLLAREEKS; translated from the coding sequence ATGTCAGGCAAAACAAAAACTCTCCATCAGGAAGCAACGAACGAAAATAAATCTGCACAAGATCCGCGCTGGCTTGCGGTGGTTAACTGCGACGCCAGTGCCGATGGCCAATTTGTTTACGCCGTAAAAACGACCGGTATTTATTGCGCGCCTTCCTGCCCGTCGCGTCAGCCGAACCCGGAAAATGTTATTTTTTTCGCAAACGCCGAAGCGGCTGAGCAGGCCGGTTTCCGGCCGTGTAAGCGTTGCCGTCAGGGGCTTATCTCACTGGCACAATTTCATGCCCAGCGGGTGGAAAAAGCCTGCCGGTTGCTGGAAGAGTCTGCCGAAGGCGTGACGCTGAATAAGCTGGCGGAGGCGGTCGGTATCAGTCCCTATCATTTTCATCGCCTGTTCAAAGCGCAAACCGGGGTCACGCCAAAAGACTATCAGCAGGCGCAGCGCACGCGGCGGGTTCGCGAAAAACTGACCGAAAGCGCCTCAGTGACCGAAGCGATCTACGCGGCGGGCTACCCATCTGATAGCCGGTTTTACGAAACGTCAGGCGCAACATTAGGTATGACACCGCAGGGTTTCCGCTCCGGCGGGCGTGATGTGCGTGTCTGGTTTGCGATCGCCGACTCTGAGCTGGGCGCAATTTTAGTTGCTGAGAGTCAGCGGGGAATTTGCGCGATATTACTTGGTGATGATCCGCAGGCGCTGATCATCGAGTTGCAAAATAGTTTCCCGCAGGCAGAGCTGCTGGGGGGGGATCCGGACTTTGAACAACGCATTGCGTCGATCGTCGGCTTTGTCGAAGCGCCGCACATTGGCCTCGACTTACCACTGGATATTCGCGGAACGGCTTTCCAGCAGCGCGTCTGGCAGGCACTGCGCGCTATTCCCGCGGGCGCTACCGCCAGTTATGCGGATATCGCCCGTAAAATCGGCTCACCGAAATCCGTACGCGCCGTGGCCGGAGCCTGCGCTGCAAACGTACTTGCTGTCGCGATCCCCTGCCATCGAGTGGTGAAAACCGACGGTAATATTTCCGGCTATCGCTGGGGTGTCGAGCGCAAACGCAGTTTGCTGGCGCGCGAAGAAAAAAGCTGA
- a CDS encoding SidA/IucD/PvdA family monooxygenase: MPTKDLIGIGIGPFNLSLAAMAKDTGKLDAAFFDANPEFSWHPGMLLPTATMQTYVLQDLVTTVAPRSEFSFINYLVEQKKIYRFLATEQLIISRDEFSDYLRWACDRIPDLNFSAPVESIDFDDKRQEFVVRSEKGEHRARNICLGTGHAPWIPKPARAALGENCFHAAEIELREPDFTGKRVAVVGGGQSGADIILNALSGHWGEFAELSWLSRRPNFQPLDESIFTNEYFTPEYVNYFYTLPEDVREREIATQKLPSDGISYHTLEDIYKQLYHRFDVLHQPRNVRLLPHRALDHISRNDAGDFSLQAKHGLENCEEHFRADIVILATGYRPGLPEYLAPMLERIPYDREQHLPLQPNFNLRWDGPAQNRIYAVNAGIHSHGSAEGQLTLTAWRSAKILNHLLGKSHYDLSPVPSLVQWWAGT, encoded by the coding sequence ATGCCCACGAAGGATTTGATAGGTATTGGCATAGGGCCCTTCAACTTGAGCCTGGCCGCGATGGCAAAGGATACGGGGAAACTCGACGCCGCCTTCTTCGATGCAAACCCGGAATTCAGCTGGCACCCCGGCATGTTATTACCGACCGCCACCATGCAGACCTATGTCTTGCAGGATCTGGTAACGACCGTTGCGCCACGCAGTGAATTCTCTTTTATTAATTATCTGGTCGAACAGAAGAAAATTTACCGTTTTCTGGCCACTGAGCAGCTGATTATCAGCCGTGATGAGTTTTCCGATTATCTGCGCTGGGCTTGTGACCGCATCCCGGATCTGAATTTTTCCGCGCCGGTGGAGAGTATTGATTTCGATGATAAGCGTCAGGAATTCGTAGTCCGGAGCGAAAAAGGGGAACACCGCGCCCGCAATATCTGTCTCGGCACCGGCCACGCGCCGTGGATACCGAAACCGGCAAGGGCGGCACTGGGTGAAAACTGTTTCCATGCTGCCGAAATTGAACTGCGCGAGCCGGATTTCACGGGTAAACGTGTGGCCGTTGTGGGTGGCGGCCAGAGCGGCGCTGACATTATTCTTAATGCACTGAGCGGCCATTGGGGGGAATTCGCTGAACTGAGCTGGCTGTCACGCAGGCCGAACTTCCAGCCGCTGGACGAGTCGATTTTCACCAACGAATATTTCACACCGGAATATGTGAATTACTTCTACACCCTGCCGGAAGATGTGCGCGAACGAGAGATAGCCACCCAGAAATTGCCGTCAGACGGCATCAGTTACCACACGCTGGAAGATATCTATAAGCAGCTTTATCACCGTTTTGACGTGCTGCATCAGCCACGCAATGTACGTTTGCTACCGCACCGTGCACTCGATCATATCTCGCGCAACGACGCCGGAGATTTCAGTTTGCAGGCCAAACACGGGCTGGAAAACTGCGAAGAACATTTCAGAGCCGATATCGTGATTCTGGCGACCGGCTATCGGCCCGGCCTGCCGGAGTATCTCGCGCCGATGCTTGAGCGGATCCCCTATGACCGCGAGCAACATTTACCGCTGCAGCCGAATTTCAATCTGCGCTGGGATGGTCCGGCTCAGAACCGGATTTATGCGGTGAACGCCGGGATCCACAGCCACGGCAGCGCCGAAGGGCAACTGACCCTGACGGCGTGGCGTTCGGCGAAAATCCTCAATCATCTGTTGGGGAAATCGCATTACGATCTGAGCCCGGTGCCTTCGCTGGTGCAGTGGTGGGCCGGGACATAG